One part of the Rutidosis leptorrhynchoides isolate AG116_Rl617_1_P2 chromosome 1, CSIRO_AGI_Rlap_v1, whole genome shotgun sequence genome encodes these proteins:
- the LOC139892754 gene encoding uncharacterized protein → MVDHQGPEYLKKPTAQDVECLTTKHAQIHGFPGMLGSIDCMHWRWRNCPAHWKGHYTRGDHGYTSIMLEAVASYDGWFWHAFFGTAGSNNDINVLNQSDLFNDLLAGEAPPCTYTVNGCTFTKGYYLADGIYPEWSTLVKSFRNPIDPKQKKFKKYQESARKYIERAFGILQGR, encoded by the coding sequence GGACCCGAATATTTGAAAAAACCAACTGCACAAGATGTGGAATGTTTGACCACTAAACATGCTCAAATACATGGTTTTCCGGGGATGTTAGgaagtattgattgtatgcattggagaTGGAGAAATTGTCCGGCACATTGGAAGGGTCATTATACACGAGGTGACCATGGTTACACGTCAATTATGCTTGAAGCAGTAGCGTCGTACGATGGATGGTTTTGGCACGCTTTTTTTGGAACTGCTGGATCAAACAATGATATCAACGTACTTAATCAATCCGATTTGTTTAACGACTTATTAGCCGGTGAAGCACCACCATGTACGTATACGGTTAATGGGTGTACGTTTACAAAGGGTTATTATTTAGCGGATGGGATTTACCCGGAATGGTCTACATTAGTTAAGTCGTTCAGAAATCCGATAGACCCgaaacaaaaaaaattcaaaaagtaTCAAGAATCGGCAAGAAAATATATTGAACGAGCATTTGGAATACTACAAGGCCGATGA